Proteins from one Oncorhynchus masou masou isolate Uvic2021 chromosome 12, UVic_Omas_1.1, whole genome shotgun sequence genomic window:
- the rbm48 gene encoding RNA-binding protein 48 isoform X1: MAGFTNSSCWSTPEVYKHHEQQKICPSRPKYREGRRPKAVKVYTINLESRYLMLQGVPAIGVMTELIELSALYGAVEEYRVLDEYPAEQFTEVYLIKFQKLTNARAAKRHMDEKSFFGGLLHVCYAPEYETVEDTRLKLQDRRRYVNRTTQNKTKEQDHGDEECKKPMSSDTVATTARTSSGDDQRSSDASNKGETSSTSQGHYLGFPLLPLPPQEFLPYRHAPSYDRLYSYQANQCRTIPTEDKMGSLHNAINTKQQLAPNISSVPSSSGGDRGIVKRLSKNPPLAAPPRFVPRTTHLENRKRKIVETNKDSLFGFVDKNEILIGPKLPDQPKMDMADESLNITANMIRNTLKKVASVPEVKPTEKKTKSAKPRRRI; this comes from the exons ATGGCAGGATTTACCAACAGCTCGTGTTGGAGCACTCCAGAGGTTTATAAACATCATGAGCAGCAAAAGATTTGCCCCTCACGACCGAAGTATAGAGAAGGGAGGAGACCTAAAGCAGTCAAG GTGTACACCATCAACTTGGAGTCTCGTTACCTGATGTTGCAAGGAGTCCCAGCCATCGGGGTGATGACAGAACTGATCGAGCTCTCTGCGCTGTACGGGGCTGTGGAGGAGTACAGGGTGCTGGATGAGTACCCTGCAGAACAATTCACAGAGGTCTACCTCATCAAGTTCCAGAAACTCACCAATGCAAG GGCGGCCAAACGGCACATGGATGAGAAGAGTTTCTTTGGAGGTTTACTACATGTGTGCTATGCCCCAGAGTATGAGACGGTGGAGGACACCAGACTAAAGCTGCAAGACAGGAGACGATATGTGAACAGGACGACTCAAAATAAAA CAAAGGAACAGGACCACGGGGATGAAGAGTGCAAAAAGCCCATGTCTTCAGATACAGTTGCTACCACAGCCAGGACTTCCTCAGGTGATGATCAGAGATCCAGTGATGCTAGCAACAAGGGAGAGACTTCGAGTACCAGCCAAGGCCATTATTTAGGATTTCCCTTATTGCCTTTACCCCCACAGGAGTTTCTTCCTTACAGACATGCCCCATCTTATGATCGGTTGTATAGTTATCAGGCAAACCAATGCAGGACTATTCCAACAGAGGACAAAATGGGGTCATTGCATAATGCCATAAATACTAAACAGCAGCTGGCACCCAACATAAGCAGCGTTCCCTCCTCTTCTGGGGGAGACAGGGGAATAGTGAAAAGACTGAGTAAGAATCCACCCCTTGCAGCACCCCCAAGATTCGTACCGAGGACCACCCATTTGGAGAACAGAAAACGGAAAATAGTAGAAACTAATAAAGACTCACTTTTTGGCTTTGTGGACAAAAATGAAATCCTCATTGGACCAAAACTACCAGACCAGCCTAAGATGGATATGGCAGACGAGTCATTGAACATAACAGCCAAcatgatcagaaatacattgaaAAAG GTTGCATCAGTTCCTGAAGTCAAGCCAACAGAGAAGAAGACAAAGTCAGCAAAGCCTCGGAGGAGAATCTAA
- the LOC135549665 gene encoding calaxin-like, with translation MLKNSLIRQPTEEDPDEGIKDLVVITLKKMDHDSRLSYADFEKAVRDENLLLEAFGTCLHDAKSILAFEQHAFQDPLER, from the exons ATGCTGAAGAACAGCCTGATCAGACAGCCCACAGAGGAGGACCCAGACGAGGGCATCAAAGACCTGGTGGTGATCACGCTCAAGAAGATG GACCATGACAGCAGACTGTCCTATGCAGACTTTGAAAAGGCAGTGAGAGATGAAAATCTATTGCTTGAGGCTTTTGGAACCTGCCTTCACGATGCCAAG AGCATATTGGCATTTGAGCAGCATGCATTCCAGGATCCACTTGAGCGTTAA
- the rbm48 gene encoding RNA-binding protein 48 isoform X2, producing the protein MLQGVPAIGVMTELIELSALYGAVEEYRVLDEYPAEQFTEVYLIKFQKLTNARAAKRHMDEKSFFGGLLHVCYAPEYETVEDTRLKLQDRRRYVNRTTQNKTKEQDHGDEECKKPMSSDTVATTARTSSGDDQRSSDASNKGETSSTSQGHYLGFPLLPLPPQEFLPYRHAPSYDRLYSYQANQCRTIPTEDKMGSLHNAINTKQQLAPNISSVPSSSGGDRGIVKRLSKNPPLAAPPRFVPRTTHLENRKRKIVETNKDSLFGFVDKNEILIGPKLPDQPKMDMADESLNITANMIRNTLKKVASVPEVKPTEKKTKSAKPRRRI; encoded by the exons ATGTTGCAAGGAGTCCCAGCCATCGGGGTGATGACAGAACTGATCGAGCTCTCTGCGCTGTACGGGGCTGTGGAGGAGTACAGGGTGCTGGATGAGTACCCTGCAGAACAATTCACAGAGGTCTACCTCATCAAGTTCCAGAAACTCACCAATGCAAG GGCGGCCAAACGGCACATGGATGAGAAGAGTTTCTTTGGAGGTTTACTACATGTGTGCTATGCCCCAGAGTATGAGACGGTGGAGGACACCAGACTAAAGCTGCAAGACAGGAGACGATATGTGAACAGGACGACTCAAAATAAAA CAAAGGAACAGGACCACGGGGATGAAGAGTGCAAAAAGCCCATGTCTTCAGATACAGTTGCTACCACAGCCAGGACTTCCTCAGGTGATGATCAGAGATCCAGTGATGCTAGCAACAAGGGAGAGACTTCGAGTACCAGCCAAGGCCATTATTTAGGATTTCCCTTATTGCCTTTACCCCCACAGGAGTTTCTTCCTTACAGACATGCCCCATCTTATGATCGGTTGTATAGTTATCAGGCAAACCAATGCAGGACTATTCCAACAGAGGACAAAATGGGGTCATTGCATAATGCCATAAATACTAAACAGCAGCTGGCACCCAACATAAGCAGCGTTCCCTCCTCTTCTGGGGGAGACAGGGGAATAGTGAAAAGACTGAGTAAGAATCCACCCCTTGCAGCACCCCCAAGATTCGTACCGAGGACCACCCATTTGGAGAACAGAAAACGGAAAATAGTAGAAACTAATAAAGACTCACTTTTTGGCTTTGTGGACAAAAATGAAATCCTCATTGGACCAAAACTACCAGACCAGCCTAAGATGGATATGGCAGACGAGTCATTGAACATAACAGCCAAcatgatcagaaatacattgaaAAAG GTTGCATCAGTTCCTGAAGTCAAGCCAACAGAGAAGAAGACAAAGTCAGCAAAGCCTCGGAGGAGAATCTAA